In Hyla sarda isolate aHylSar1 unplaced genomic scaffold, aHylSar1.hap1 scaffold_367, whole genome shotgun sequence, one genomic interval encodes:
- the LOC130332045 gene encoding receptor-type tyrosine-protein phosphatase O-like: protein GLDIPHCAADLPTNRCKNRYTNILPYDFSRVKIVTTEEEDDNDYINANYIPGYNSLQEYIATQGPLPDTRNDFWKMILQQKSQVIVMLTQCNEKRRIKCDHYWPFTSEPVSYGDITVEMVSEEEQPDWALRVFRVSHAPDTQHVMHFNFTAWPDHGVPAASAAESVLQFVYMVRQKAAKTKGPITVHCSAGVGRTGTFIALDRLMQHIRDHEFVDVLGLVGELRSYRMSMVQTEEQFVFLHHCVQLMWKKKRQQFRISDVIYENVHKS from the exons ATGACTTTAGTCGAGTGAAGATTGTGACCACCGAGGAGGAAGATGACAACGACTACATCAATGCCAACTACATCCCT GGATACAACTCATTACAAGAATACATTGCGACGCAGGGGCCTCTGCCAGACACCAGGAATGACTTTTGGAAGATGATTCTCCAGCAGAAATCACAAGTCATCGTGATGCTGACCCAGTGCAATGAGAAGAGACGG ATAAAGTGTGACCATTACTGGCCCTTTACTTCAGAGCCGGTCAGCTATGGAGACATCACGGTAGAGATGGTGtctgaggaggagcagccagattGGGCGTTGCGGGTGTTTCGAGTTTCACAT GCGCCTGACACGCAGCATGTTATGCATTTCAACTTCACCGCATGGCCGGACCACGGCGTCCCTGCAGCCAGCGCAGCTGAGAGTGTACTACAGTTTGTCTACATGGTGCGACAGAAAGCAGCCAAAACCAAAGGACCTATAACTGTGCACTGCAG CGCCGGTGTTGGCCGGACAGGAACATTTATAGCTCTGGATCGCCTCATGCAGCACATACGGGACCACGAGTTTGTGGATGTTCTGGGCCTCGTGGGAGAACTGCGCTCATACAGGATGTCTATGGTGCAGACAGAG GAACAGTTCGTCTTCCTCCATCATTGTGTTCAGTTAATGTGGAAGAAGAAAAGGCAGCAGTTCCGGATCAGCGACGTCATATACGAAAATGTCCACAAATCCTAG